One genomic segment of Terriglobia bacterium includes these proteins:
- a CDS encoding 4Fe-4S dicluster domain-containing protein: protein MNRRTLLKLGLAATAGASSTPLGAGESQIPKENVLPSPGHVGVLVDTTLCIGCRKCEEACNRRNHLPRTAESFSDRDVLRSFRRPNETAFTVVNQFPGSPSPDQAGVPQTCVKAQCMHCLFPSCVSACIVGALTKSADGAVIYNPTICIGCRYCQVACPFEIPAYEFNEPLKPRVRKCEFCTDRANGTGANPACAASCPTEALVFGRRAELVVMARERLKRRPDRYVNHVYGETEVGGTSWIYLTGRPVEEIGLLNLPAIPPPQRTEAIQHGIFTYGAIPIAFYGLLAGIMWYNRRKHPEEEPDPGRTQNRPAAHGPGGGVK, encoded by the coding sequence ATGAACCGACGCACACTGCTGAAGCTAGGTCTTGCCGCGACCGCCGGCGCCTCCAGTACTCCTCTAGGGGCAGGAGAATCCCAAATTCCGAAGGAAAACGTCTTGCCTTCCCCGGGCCACGTGGGGGTCCTGGTGGATACCACGCTCTGCATCGGGTGCCGCAAGTGCGAGGAGGCCTGCAACCGCCGGAACCACCTCCCCCGCACCGCCGAGTCCTTCTCGGACAGAGACGTGCTCCGCTCCTTCCGCCGGCCTAACGAAACCGCGTTCACGGTAGTGAATCAGTTCCCGGGAAGCCCTTCCCCGGATCAGGCAGGTGTTCCTCAGACCTGTGTCAAGGCCCAGTGCATGCACTGCCTCTTCCCCTCCTGCGTTTCCGCCTGCATTGTGGGCGCCCTGACCAAGTCCGCCGACGGGGCCGTGATCTATAATCCCACAATCTGCATCGGGTGCCGATACTGCCAGGTCGCCTGTCCGTTCGAAATCCCGGCCTACGAGTTCAACGAGCCCCTCAAGCCGCGCGTGCGCAAGTGCGAGTTCTGCACCGACAGGGCCAATGGCACCGGAGCCAACCCGGCATGCGCCGCCTCGTGCCCCACGGAGGCTCTGGTATTCGGCCGCCGGGCGGAGTTGGTGGTTATGGCCAGGGAGCGCCTGAAGCGGCGCCCGGACCGCTATGTCAATCATGTTTATGGCGAGACGGAAGTGGGTGGGACTTCCTGGATTTACCTGACCGGCCGGCCCGTTGAGGAAATCGGGCTGCTGAACCTCCCGGCAATCCCTCCCCCGCAGCGCACCGAAGCGATCCAGCACGGGATCTTCACATACGGCGCGATCCCGATCGCGTTTTACGGCCTCCTGGCCGGGATCATGTGGTACAACCGGCGGAAGCATCCGGAGGAAGAGCCGGACCCAGGGAGGACCCAAAACAGGCCCGCCGCTCATGGTCCTGGGGGAGGTGTAAAATGA